In the Desulfosporosinus acidiphilus SJ4 genome, ATCACCGACTTACGAGCAAACAAACATGTCGTCTTATCAAGCGCCTCAGAGTTACGGATATGCTCAGAATCACGGGGGACTCGTTTGTCCTCGCTGCCATTCTACTCAGATCACGGGAGGAAAGAAAGGGTTTGGTCTGGGCAAAGCATTTGTCGGCGGCATGCTGCTGGGGCCTGTTGGGATATTAGCTGGTTTCATTGGAAGCAGAAACATGGAGTTTGTGTGCTTGAGCTGTCGGGAGCGATGGGATGCGGCGAGCAATAACAACACTGCTCAGTGGCTGCAGCAGCAGACCGAAACTGCCAGGAATGTTGTCAATAAGTATATGGGTAAAGACCTTACAGATGCTCTGGTTGCCGGGAGCGCACTGGTCGCTGCGGCGGACGGAGTTATAGAGCCTTCGGAAAGAGAAAAACTCATCGACTATTTCCGAACAAGTCCGGAAATGCGTGGTATAAATATTCGGGAAGTTGACAGCCGATTTAATGATTATGTACAAAGGATTAGAAATGATCGCATGTTAGGCAAAGCAGAGGCTTTAAGAGCCATTGGCAAAGTCGCCACTAAACCAGATGCTGCTCGCCTGGTTGTTCGTCTTTGCTGTGCTATCGGTTTTGCTGACGGTGAATTTTCTGCTGTCGAAAAAGATGTTGTCGTCGAAATATGCCGCGAGGTTCGCTTAGATCCCGGGGAATTTATTTATTAGGTGATAACGATTCATGTTCAGTTTGAGTTATTCGTGCTTGACACGGAGTGTAATTTCAATAGTTCAAGTTGTTCACAATCCAGGAAGGATGTTGTTACGTGCGTCTTTGGCATCAGGCTCTCTTACCATTATTGCCCAGGGCCCAAATCCTCGGTCAGCATCGTGAATGCTGCGCTTTACGGGGAAAGGGGTGGGGAAAAAAACATTCCACTGTCAATTATGTGTTTACGCATAGTTACAAAAAGCTTGTCGACTATCATTTTCTTGTTCTAAAGGAAATGGAACACCGGGGTTACACCCCTGATCCCAAATGGTATAGTCCTGAATATCGGGGAAAAAATATTGGGCCGTGGCCTAACCTGTTAATAAAGGAAGCGAGCCAATTAGACAATACAACTATCTTTCCGGAACACAACAAGGACTATTTAGAAGAATGTATCGCGAATCTCAGGCAAAAAGGGATAGACCTTAAAGTGCCTTTCCCTGGTGATTCTTGTTCTTCATGAAATTATGCTATACAATAATATTTATGAGTTCACTAAATTAAGGAATTTCAAAGATTTAAAAAGAAAGAACTATTTGGCAGTTTTTACAGAGTGATTGAGGGGGAAACTTTGAAGGCCATTTTTCTGGGAATACTAGCTTCATTCTTTTTTGCATTTACCTTTGTGCTTAACCGGGCAATGAACCTTTCGGGAGGCAGTTGGGTTTGGAGCGCAGTTCTTCGTTATGAATTTATGGTACCGCCGCTGCTCTTAATTGTTATTGTTCGAGGGAATATAAAAGCTTTACTTAAAGATATGGTTAGTAAATTTTGGTTATGGCTTGGTTGGAGCACCGTCGGTTTTGGACTATTTTATGCGCCCTTATGTTTTGCTGCCGCCTATGGTCCCGCTTGGTTAGTGGCAAGTATGTGGCAAATTACCATTGTTGCGGGCTCTTTGCTTGCCCCCCTCTTTTATGAAGTTGTTTCCACAGATAGTGGACCTCAAAAGATACGAGCAAAAGTTCCCATAAAAGGGCTATGGATATCTTTAATCATACTTGTTGGCGTCACTGTTATACAATTTCAGCAAATTCAGCATCTATCAGTCAAGGAAATCTTATTGGGAGTTTTGCCCGTAATTGTAGCTGCCTTTGCTTATCCCTTAGGAAATAGAAAAATGATGGAAGCTTGCGGAAGTGACTTGGATACCTATCAAAGAGTTCTTGGTATGACTTTGGCAAGCCTTCCGTTTTGGATAATAATGTCCGTTTTTGGATATTTGAATGTTGGCCTTCCCAGCTATCAACAAATTAATCAAGCTTTGATTGTAGCTCTATCCTCCGGAGTTATAGCTACAATTCTCTTTTTTACGGCCACAGATCTCAGTAAAGGAGACCTTCATAAACTAGCTGCCGTTGAGGCAACACAGTCCGGTGAAATAATTTTTTCCCTTTTAGGAGAGGTATTTATTTTAAGGGGAAACTATCCCGGTATCGTATCATTATTCGGCATTGGGCTTGTGATTCTTGGAATGACGCTTCACAGTTTTAGGTCGGGAGTGCCTAGAAAAACCCGTTCAGTGTCCTCATAAATTACTTGTTACAAGAAAGAGTATCAGTTTGCAGGAATTATGCCATAATTTAAGCAGATACTTTAAGGGGAATCATAAAATGAATGTACAAATCTTTGGAGTTAAAAAATGTTTTGACACCAAAAAGGCTGAGCGCTATTTTAAAGAGAGAAAAATCAGGTATCAATTCATCGATTTAACCCAATTTAGTTTAAGCAAAGGAGAATTACAAAGTGTTAAGTCTGCGCTTGGTCTAAATAATCTAATAAATTGTGACGCTAAAGAGTATAAATCTCTAAATATGGATAGAATTATATCTCCGCAAGGCAGAGAGGATCTACTGTTAAAAAATCCGAGTCTGTATAAAACCCCCATCGTGCGAAATGGGAAATTTGCGACGGTTGGGTACAAACCGGAGATATGGACAACCTGGGAATAGGTCGAGTGAAGTCTTGCTTTAAGAGGTGAGATAGAGTGGAGATATGTCAAGATGATCGAATGAGATTGCAGCAAATCGAGAAACTATTGCTCGAGATGATGACTCCCTTGAATGAACGAAGTGGGAGTAAAGTCTTTTTTTATCGAATTATAGGTTGCGACAAGCAAAATGAACTTTTAACTCATGCCAGTAGTTTGGAAAAGAAAATTAGATCTCTGGATGATTACATGATTTGGGATACAGTCATTCCCTTGAGTAATGACCAGAAGCTTATTGAAAAGATTAAAAAAGTTTTGGATCCTGTCTCCCTTAAAGATTACAATAATGGGGCCCTTCTTAATGTCCTGGAAGGAAAAAGCTTTTTCTCGATTGTGCCGGATGCTATGGGGCTTCAAAGGATAAGAGAAGCATTTGCTATTGTTCTTAATTTATATATGCTTAATGATCAACCCAAGAACATTAATATTGCCATAAATTTTGTTACTAAAATGCTTCTTTGGTTCTCGGATTTTGGCAAACTATGCTCTGGAAAAAGCCTGTTTAACCCGAAGATCTTTTACTGGGGAAGTCCAAAGACCCATGAGGTATATTTTCTCATCGTGATGTTCTTACTCGGCTGCGATGTCTTAGTGATCAATACGGCCCATGATGACAGGTTTGAAAAAGTCGATCAAGAAAATCATTTCTGTCAGGAGCTAAGGCTGTCTGAAGAACTACCTGTTACCCCCTTTTTAACGAGAAAGACAAGCACGGAACCTGTTAAAAAAGATAGCACAGCTGTCCAACTTAAAACTACGGGAGTTAAGAAATCTTTAAATATCATCTCTAAAATTGCAGCCGAACCGTCTATTGTTGTAAAATTGAAATCATCAGATAACCCTTTTGCAGATGTCCTTATTCCTTTATCGAAGCGCAGCGGATATAGTTCAGGACAGTTCCCAATTTTACCCGCCTTATTTGTGCGTTATATCGGAGTATCTGTCTCAAGTGATGATTGGGAGGCGGAATATTATAATAACCTTTATAACTTAGATCGAACACTGCAATATTCAGGTCACTATCTAAGATTTGAAGACGGAGTTCCCGCCCCAACTCCGGCGGAAAGTTCATTAATCCCGGAGGAGTTTGCCCATATTACCTTTGAGAATAGAGAGGATCTTTTAGAAACTATTCTTAAGGCTCATATCTTGCCGCAGATTAATGTTCCGGTCTTCAATAACACGATTAAACAATCATTTGTTGATACTGTGACCTTATTCTCGGAAAGACAGCCGCATCTCACGCCTTCGATTCTCTTAAACTTTTCTTTGAAGCTGGTTGTCTGGATTAATCGCTATATACCAAGGCTTTTAGCGAAAGGAAACTCCACGTTATATAACGGGGAGGGAGATATATTTAATGACTCTTGCTTTAAAATTCTTTTTTACGGCTCTATTAAACTCCATGAAGTTTATTTGTTGATTTTTTTCCATAGGGTAGGAAGTGATGTACTCTTTGTTCACCCTGAGTTAGAGGGCGATACTGCCTTTGCAAGTATCGATGATAAATGTACATTGACTCAACTGATAAAGAATTCAACGGGTATGTCCGTATCACCTTTTCCTCTTGGCGAACGATTAATACGTAAAAGTACGATTGCTTATAATGCTTCCAGAGAAATTGAAGAAGTAATCTATAGCGAAGATGTTGGTTTGTACAAACCTTGGCAATTCGAACATTACCTGACACAACCGATTACGCTAAAGACGACTTATGATGAACTGAAGATCCTTTGGTCAGAACCTGCCAAAATTAGGGCAGAATTCAAAGTCCAAAATAAAAAAGTCTATGTGCCCAATCTGTTTGCCAAGATTAATGGTGTTACTGAAGATTTGACCTCCTTTTGGCAAGATATAAAAAGCTTTTCGCTGGCTCCGAATACCTTAATGATCAAAGTCTTACCATTCAGCAAAGTTAATTATACAAGACAAGAGCTCTACCAAGCTGATTATTTATTTAATGAAGAGGGTTATGTTGATGAAGAAAAGGTTATAAAGAGTCAACATTATAAATTTGGGTATTTGAGAACTTCTTTGCAGCAGTTTATTATTGCCAAAATTAATGAACTGTTATTTTCAAATATGCTTTTATTGCAAATTGATGAGCGTATGAAGTTAAAGATTTTGATGACAATCTTAACAATGGATGATTCTCTGATAAAACTTATAGAAACGTTTGATTTTCCTCAAGAAATTCCTAAAATTATAGTTTATGATCGTAATAAGGAAAGTTTTTCGGAATTTGATGCTATCACCTTAGCTTTTTTAAATCTCGTGGGATTAGATATTCTCATCTTAACTCCTACAAAGTATAATACCCTTGAACAATTGATTAAACCGAACCTTTTCGATGTGTTTCAGTTGCCGGTAGTGAAATACGACCTTAATCTTCCCGAACTTCAATACATCGCTTCTTCAGGTCATAAACAGAGTTTCTTATCAAGATTTTTCAATAATGACAAGTCATGAGTCAAAGATCAAAGGTGTGAATATCATGAAATTGCCATGATACTTACTATATTGACGGAAATGATAACTGATTCTCAAAACATGCTAAATTAATGAGCTAGGAAAGGGGTTTGAATACGATGGAAATACAAGGCTTCACAACCACATTGACTGAAGACAAAAGTTTAGTCCCGGCACCTATTCCTGAGTTTAATGTTGAACAAACAAAAAATGAAATCATGACTAAAGTAAAGGAAAGCCCGGAAGTACGCAGTATTGTTCGCCAGATAAACATTGAGGATGTAAGTTCAATTATGACCTTTGGCAAGAATACATCTGAAGAAGTTTCAAGATTTGCAGATGCTATCTTACATTCCATGCAGACAACTAAGGTTGAGGATTCGGGAGAGCTCTTGCTTCAATTAAATAAAATCATGGACAAGTTTGATATTAAGGACTTCGAAGAAAAGTCACCGGGATTTTTGTCAAAAGTGTTTTCTAAAGCTAAAAATTCCGTCGAAGCTTTGTTCCATAAATATAACTCCATGGGAGATGAGGTGGATAAAGTCTTTGTAACGTTAAAACAATACGAAGCAGAGATCAATACTGCCAATAAACATTTAGAGGACATGTTTATTAGAAATACAGAGTATTATGAACAGTTAGGGCAATATATTTATGCCGGACAAGTAGTTTTGGAAGAGCTGAAAAATAATATCATTCCTGCTGCGCAAGCAACAGCCAATCAAACAGGTAACCAGCTTGACCAAATTAAAGTCAATAATTTATTGCAAGTTCAAGAGATTATAGAGCAGAGGATTTATGATTTGCAATTGGCTGAAAATGTTGCCGTACAAAGTATGCCAACCATTAAATCTATAGAGTATGGTAATTACAATCTCATCCGTAAGATAAACTCGGCGTTTGTTATTACGATGCCGATATTTAAACAATGTTTAGTTCAGGCAATTATGTTAAAGCGACAATCTGTTCAAGCTAAAGCTATGAGTGCCCTGGATGAAAAGACCAATGAACTCCTGCTCCGCAATGCGGAAAATACGGCTTTGCAATCTAAAATGGTGGCAAAACTGGCTTCGGGGAGTGCCGTTAGTATAGAGACCTTAGAAAAATCCTGGCAAACCATTGTTCGAGGAATTGAAGAAACGAAAGCTATCCAAGATGAAATGCGTCAAAAGCGTATCGATGGAACAAAACGCTTAGAAGTACTAAAACAAGAATTTATTAATCGGGGGATAATCCGCTAACTTATAGTTAGGAGTCATGCCTTTGGTACAGACGGATTGCTTATTATACATTTTGCCCCAAGGTTTAGATTTAGCTGAACGACTTCTCTTGAAAAGAAAGACGTAAGTAAATATCTTCTAATCAGTATGGAAAAAACGGGCCTAGCGGCCTGTTTTTTTTCATATTGTCAGATCTCTATTCCCCTAAGAGGTACCACAAATCAGAGAAGGATAGGAATGGTAATCTCGGGGGTTATACATTTTGCAACATCTCCTTCACGATCGAATTATGTCCGAAAATCGAAGTCCTATTATAATATTTAGAATAATCAATTAAAATATTGTAAGTTAGATAAAAGCAAGCTATACTAAGATCATAATTCATTTGTATACAATTAATTAATATACAAACAAAATAGGGGGGTGTTGTTTATGACAGAATTGGTCTCCGATAATTCAAGCGGTCCTTCCAAATACGTCTGTTATAGGCTTAGTCGAGTCATGAGAAAGATTTATCGTTTTTATGAAAGCAATCTTTCTCCTTTCGGAATAACCCCGTCACAGTTTTATGTCTTGATCGTTGTTTGGGAGAATGACGGACTTAAGTTTAAGGATTTAGCCAAACGTCTGGAAATGGATGGTTCGACTCTGACTTCCATCTTGGATCGCATGGAAAGGCAAGACCTTGTGGAAAGGAGGGACGATCCTGAAGACAGGCGCTCGCTCTTAGTTTTTTTAAAAGAAAAGGCTCGTGAGAACATTTTAGAAATTACCAATCTGGCAGAAAAAATGGATCAACAGATAAAAGGGCGGTTTTCCAACGAGGACTATGCTATTTTCGAAAATGTCCTGGAAAGGCTTTTTCAGGACTAAAGTAAAAGGAGGTTATTTGAGATGTCCCTCTTGTTTTCTCCTGCCCGAATCGGAACTCTTCAATTATCTAATCGTCTAGTCATGACTCCAATGCATTTGGGGTACAGCCCCGATGGTGAAGTGACTGAACGGCTGATCGAGTATTATCGGAGTCGTGCCCGTGGTGGCGTTGGGCTTATCATTGTCGGCGGCTGTGGTATTGATAAGATCGGGAACGCCTTTGGGATGACTCAACTTGATGACGATCGTTACATACCTGGATTGCGCCAGTTAGTCGATGCTGTCCATGAAGAAGGGGCAAAAATTGTGCCTCAGCTTTACCAAGCAGGACGATATGCTCATTCCGCGCATACCGGTCAGCCTTCCGTTGCTCCTTCTCCGATACCATCCCGGTTAACCGGCCAGGTTCCTCAAGAACTTTCCCAGGAGAAAATATCCGAGATCATTGCCTCTTATGTCAGCGCGGCTAAACGCGCACAGAAAGCAGGTTTTGACGGGGTTGAAATATTGGCCAGTGCCGGTTACCTGATATCACAGTTTCTTTCTCCTCTAACCAATCAGCGCACAGATCGCTATGGCGGGGACCTTCAGGCTCGGATGACCTTCGGTTTAGAAGTCGTTGATGCTGTACGCAGTGCTGTTGGTCCGGATTATCCTATCATTGTTCGGGTCGCAGGGAATGACTTTATGCCTGGCAGTCATACCAATACCGAGTCCAGGGCCTTTTGTCAGGCCTTGGAAAAGGCTGGAGTAAATGCCCTCAATGTCACTGGCGGCTGGCATGAAACACCGGTGCCTCAACTCACCATGAATGTTCCTCCCGGAGCCTTTGCATACTTAGCTTCCGGAATTAAGCACGCTGTCTCGATTCCTGTCATCGCTTGCAACCGCATTAATACTCCGGAACTTGCTGAGAGGATCCTGCAAGAGGGAAAAGCGGATTTCATTGGCATGGCCCGTCAGCTTATGGCTGATCCGGATCTTCCCAAGAAAGCCATGCAGGGCAGGACCGAAACAATCCGTCCCTGCATCGGCTGCAATCAGGGCTGCCTTGATAATGTGTTCCGTTTAAAACCTGTTGCCTGTTTAGTTAATGCTGAAGCCGGACGTGAAGCAGAGTTAGGGGGATTGATTCCGACTTCAAGCCCCCAAAAATTACTTGTGATCGGAGCCGGGGCTGCCGGATTAGAATATGCCCGAGTCTCAAGTTTACGCGGACATCATGTCACAGTCTGGGAAGAAACCCGTGAACCGGGAGGACAATTGAGCTTGGCAGCTGCCCCACCGGGACGTAAAGATTTCCTTTATCTTGGCAAATATTTAGAAACAGTCTGCCTGCAGCAGGGTGTAAGAATTACTTATGATGTAAAGGCAACTCCGGAAAAGATCATGGAAGAAATCAATAAAGGAACCTTCGACAAAGTCATTATTGCCACGGGGTCTTGTCCAATAAGTCCCTCGATACCGAATCGCGGAAATATGAAGATTCTTCAGGCATGGGATGTCTTGGCGGGTGTCGAGACTTCCGGACAAAACATTATTATCGTTGGCGGCGGAGCAGTTGGCGTGGAAACGGCTCTATATTTAGCGGAAGCAAGAACTCTGGACAGTGAGACGCTGCGTTTTCTGATGCTGCAGCATGCGGAGTCTGATAAAGAACTCTATCACTTGCTGACTCAAAGTAACAGGAAAATAACTATATTAGAGATGGCTAAGGGAATCGGCAGAGATATCGGCCCAAGTACTCGCTGGTCAATGTTAGCCGATTTAAAACGTTATGGTGTTAAAGCTCTGGATCAAACAAAGGTTTTAGAGATAACTGCCGATGGAGTTATCGCAGAAAGTGCAGGAATACAA is a window encoding:
- a CDS encoding TerD family protein; the protein is MAVRLSKGQKVDLTKSNPNLHEIIVGLGWAPNKSSNSYDYDLDASAFLLGSNGLVNDEHDFVFYNNPSGGQGSVKHSGDNKKGSGGGDDEQIRINLQAVPASIERIAFTITINDAQLKKQSFGDIQSSYVRIINATTNELLLNYDLGQDFSVETAIVAAEIYRHAGEWKFHAVASGFQGGLAALCRNFGLEVEEEHPSTGMNGSNRRDSYPDNYENRRGLNYETTNFRSPTYEQTNMSSYQAPQSYGYAQNHGGLVCPRCHSTQITGGKKGFGLGKAFVGGMLLGPVGILAGFIGSRNMEFVCLSCRERWDAASNNNTAQWLQQQTETARNVVNKYMGKDLTDALVAGSALVAAADGVIEPSEREKLIDYFRTSPEMRGINIREVDSRFNDYVQRIRNDRMLGKAEALRAIGKVATKPDAARLVVRLCCAIGFADGEFSAVEKDVVVEICREVRLDPGEFIY
- a CDS encoding TIGR02328 family protein; translated protein: MRLWHQALLPLLPRAQILGQHRECCALRGKGWGKKHSTVNYVFTHSYKKLVDYHFLVLKEMEHRGYTPDPKWYSPEYRGKNIGPWPNLLIKEASQLDNTTIFPEHNKDYLEECIANLRQKGIDLKVPFPGDSCSS
- a CDS encoding DMT family transporter, yielding MKAIFLGILASFFFAFTFVLNRAMNLSGGSWVWSAVLRYEFMVPPLLLIVIVRGNIKALLKDMVSKFWLWLGWSTVGFGLFYAPLCFAAAYGPAWLVASMWQITIVAGSLLAPLFYEVVSTDSGPQKIRAKVPIKGLWISLIILVGVTVIQFQQIQHLSVKEILLGVLPVIVAAFAYPLGNRKMMEACGSDLDTYQRVLGMTLASLPFWIIMSVFGYLNVGLPSYQQINQALIVALSSGVIATILFFTATDLSKGDLHKLAAVEATQSGEIIFSLLGEVFILRGNYPGIVSLFGIGLVILGMTLHSFRSGVPRKTRSVSS
- a CDS encoding arsenate reductase family protein — translated: MNVQIFGVKKCFDTKKAERYFKERKIRYQFIDLTQFSLSKGELQSVKSALGLNNLINCDAKEYKSLNMDRIISPQGREDLLLKNPSLYKTPIVRNGKFATVGYKPEIWTTWE
- a CDS encoding YceG family protein; the encoded protein is MEICQDDRMRLQQIEKLLLEMMTPLNERSGSKVFFYRIIGCDKQNELLTHASSLEKKIRSLDDYMIWDTVIPLSNDQKLIEKIKKVLDPVSLKDYNNGALLNVLEGKSFFSIVPDAMGLQRIREAFAIVLNLYMLNDQPKNINIAINFVTKMLLWFSDFGKLCSGKSLFNPKIFYWGSPKTHEVYFLIVMFLLGCDVLVINTAHDDRFEKVDQENHFCQELRLSEELPVTPFLTRKTSTEPVKKDSTAVQLKTTGVKKSLNIISKIAAEPSIVVKLKSSDNPFADVLIPLSKRSGYSSGQFPILPALFVRYIGVSVSSDDWEAEYYNNLYNLDRTLQYSGHYLRFEDGVPAPTPAESSLIPEEFAHITFENREDLLETILKAHILPQINVPVFNNTIKQSFVDTVTLFSERQPHLTPSILLNFSLKLVVWINRYIPRLLAKGNSTLYNGEGDIFNDSCFKILFYGSIKLHEVYLLIFFHRVGSDVLFVHPELEGDTAFASIDDKCTLTQLIKNSTGMSVSPFPLGERLIRKSTIAYNASREIEEVIYSEDVGLYKPWQFEHYLTQPITLKTTYDELKILWSEPAKIRAEFKVQNKKVYVPNLFAKINGVTEDLTSFWQDIKSFSLAPNTLMIKVLPFSKVNYTRQELYQADYLFNEEGYVDEEKVIKSQHYKFGYLRTSLQQFIIAKINELLFSNMLLLQIDERMKLKILMTILTMDDSLIKLIETFDFPQEIPKIIVYDRNKESFSEFDAITLAFLNLVGLDILILTPTKYNTLEQLIKPNLFDVFQLPVVKYDLNLPELQYIASSGHKQSFLSRFFNNDKS
- a CDS encoding toxic anion resistance protein, producing MEIQGFTTTLTEDKSLVPAPIPEFNVEQTKNEIMTKVKESPEVRSIVRQINIEDVSSIMTFGKNTSEEVSRFADAILHSMQTTKVEDSGELLLQLNKIMDKFDIKDFEEKSPGFLSKVFSKAKNSVEALFHKYNSMGDEVDKVFVTLKQYEAEINTANKHLEDMFIRNTEYYEQLGQYIYAGQVVLEELKNNIIPAAQATANQTGNQLDQIKVNNLLQVQEIIEQRIYDLQLAENVAVQSMPTIKSIEYGNYNLIRKINSAFVITMPIFKQCLVQAIMLKRQSVQAKAMSALDEKTNELLLRNAENTALQSKMVAKLASGSAVSIETLEKSWQTIVRGIEETKAIQDEMRQKRIDGTKRLEVLKQEFINRGIIR
- a CDS encoding MarR family winged helix-turn-helix transcriptional regulator — translated: MTELVSDNSSGPSKYVCYRLSRVMRKIYRFYESNLSPFGITPSQFYVLIVVWENDGLKFKDLAKRLEMDGSTLTSILDRMERQDLVERRDDPEDRRSLLVFLKEKARENILEITNLAEKMDQQIKGRFSNEDYAIFENVLERLFQD
- a CDS encoding FAD-dependent oxidoreductase, with the protein product MSLLFSPARIGTLQLSNRLVMTPMHLGYSPDGEVTERLIEYYRSRARGGVGLIIVGGCGIDKIGNAFGMTQLDDDRYIPGLRQLVDAVHEEGAKIVPQLYQAGRYAHSAHTGQPSVAPSPIPSRLTGQVPQELSQEKISEIIASYVSAAKRAQKAGFDGVEILASAGYLISQFLSPLTNQRTDRYGGDLQARMTFGLEVVDAVRSAVGPDYPIIVRVAGNDFMPGSHTNTESRAFCQALEKAGVNALNVTGGWHETPVPQLTMNVPPGAFAYLASGIKHAVSIPVIACNRINTPELAERILQEGKADFIGMARQLMADPDLPKKAMQGRTETIRPCIGCNQGCLDNVFRLKPVACLVNAEAGREAELGGLIPTSSPQKLLVIGAGAAGLEYARVSSLRGHHVTVWEETREPGGQLSLAAAPPGRKDFLYLGKYLETVCLQQGVRITYDVKATPEKIMEEINKGTFDKVIIATGSCPISPSIPNRGNMKILQAWDVLAGVETSGQNIIIVGGGAVGVETALYLAEARTLDSETLRFLMLQHAESDKELYHLLTQSNRKITILEMAKGIGRDIGPSTRWSMLADLKRYGVKALDQTKVLEITADGVIAESAGIQNLIPADTVIFAVGSRSQNELYLALKGKIENLKLIGDAVNPRKALDAIHNAYEEARTE